The proteins below come from a single Triticum aestivum cultivar Chinese Spring chromosome 5D, IWGSC CS RefSeq v2.1, whole genome shotgun sequence genomic window:
- the LOC123124222 gene encoding uncharacterized protein: protein MAFPACVQCGTRENPCRCKFIGPTLGFVAFLVTGVIEWPVGAVVYLFRHRKGRRIMGHPSRVVYPRVSRAIPI, encoded by the coding sequence ATGGCGTTCCCGGCGTGCGTGCAGTGCGGGACCAGGGAGAACCCGTGCCGGTGCAAGTTCATCGGGCCGACGCTGGGGTTCGTGGCCTTCCTTGTCACCGGCGTCATAGAGTGGCCGGTGGGCGCGGTGGTGTACCTGTTCCGCCACCGCAAGGGCCGCCGCATCATGGGCCACCCCTCCAGGGTCGTCTACCCGCGCGTCTCCAGGGCCATCCCCATCTAA